From the genome of Triticum aestivum cultivar Chinese Spring chromosome 3B, IWGSC CS RefSeq v2.1, whole genome shotgun sequence, one region includes:
- the LOC123064905 gene encoding xyloglucan endotransglycosylase/hydrolase protein 8, whose amino-acid sequence MARCFLAVLAVALALLQVASAKSWLDKRFNTDGTVRTGYDASGQQVVMLNLNQQSGAAGFNSKEQFLYGEFSIQMKLIPGNSAGTVSCFYLSSGDDEWRDEIDMEFMGNSTGHPVVLNTNVWANGDGKKEHQFDLWFDPAADYHTYTIIWNPDNILFKVDNLFIRSFKRFAGLPYPSSKPMRLHATLWDGSYWATEKGKIPINWSNAPFVVSYRNFYANACVSGGACHTGSGRWMNKQLDGAEWGTVKWAERSYMRYNYCDDGYRFPQGLPTECSRY is encoded by the exons ATGGCACGGTGTTTTCTGGCTGTGCTCGCCGTGGCCCTGGCGCTCTTGCAGGTTGCCTCAGCCAAGTCCTGGCTTGACAAGAGGTTCAACACCGACGGCACCGTCCGCACGGGATACGACGCCTCAGGCCAGCAGGTGGTGATGCTCAACCTCAACCAGCAATCCGGCGCCGCCGGCTTCAACTCCAAGGAGCAGTTCCTCTACGGTGAGTTCAGCATCCAGATGAAGCTCATCCCCGGAAACTCCGCCGGCACCGTCTCCTGCTTCTAC CTTTCTTCCGGTGACGACGAGTGGCGCGACGAGATCGACATGGAGTTCATGGGCAACTCGACGGGCCACCCGGTGGTGCTCAACACGAACGTGTGGGCCAACGGCGACGGCAAGAAGGAGCACCAGTTCGACCTCTGGTTCGACCCGGCCGCCGACTACCACACCTACACCATCATATGGAACCCGGATAACATCCTCTTCAAGGTCGACAACCTCTTCATCCGGTCCTTCAAGCGCTTTGCCGGCCTCCCCTACCCTAGCTCCAAGCCCATGAGGCTGCACGCCACGCTCTGGGACGGCAGCTACTGGGCAACGGAGAAGGGCAAGATCCCGATCAACTGGTCCAACGCGCCCTTCGTCGTCTCCTACCGCAACTTCTACGCCAACGCTTGCGTCAGCGGCGGTGCGTGCCATACCGGCAGCGGCAGGTGGATGAACAAGCAGCTCGACGGCGCCGAGTGGGGCACCGTCAAGTGGGCGGAGCGCAGTTACATGCGCTACAACTACTGCGACGATGGGTACAGGTTCCCGCAGGGGCTCCCCACCGAGTGCAGCCGCTACTGA
- the LOC123064906 gene encoding xyloglucan endotransglycosylase/hydrolase protein 8, translated as MARHFLAMLAVVLALSQATSAKPWLDDKFNTDGNVRTGYDASGEQVVTLSLDQHSGAGFNSDEQYLYGEFSIQMKLIQGNSAGTVSCFYLSSGDGDGHDEIDMEFMGNSSGPGHPVVLNTNVWVNGDGKKEHQFNLWFDPAADFHTYTIIWNPENILFKVDNLFIRSFKRFAGIPYTSSKPMRLHATLWDGSFWATEKGKVPIDWSNAPFNVLYRNYYANACVSGGACHAGSDGWMNRQLEGAEWGTVKWAERSYMSYNYCEDGYRFPQGFPAECSRY; from the exons ATGGCACGGCATTTTCTGGCCATGCTCGCCGTCGTCCTGGCGCTCTCGCAGGCCACCTCGGCCAAGCCCTGGCTCGACGATAAGTTCAACACGGACGGCAATGTCCGGACCGGATATGACGCTTCGGGCGAGCAGGTGGTGACGCTCAGCCTCGACCAGCACTCGGGCGCCGGCTTCAACTCCGATGAGCAATACCTCTACGGTGAGTTCAGCATCCAGATGAAGCTCATTCAGGGAAACTCCGCCGGCACCGTCTCCTGCTTCTAC CTTTCTTCCGGTGATGGCGATGGGCACGACGAGATCGACATGGAGTTCATGGGCAACTCCAGCGGTCCTGGCCATCCAGTGGTGCTCAACACCAACGTGTGGGTCAACGGCGACGGTAAGAAGGAGCACCAGTTCAACCTCTGGTTCGACCCCGCCGCCGATTTCCACACCTACACCATCATCTGGAACCCGGAGAACATCCTCTTCAAGGTGGACAACCTCTTCATCCGGTCCTTCAAGCGCTTCGCCGGCATCCCCTACACTAGCTCCAAGCCCATGAGGCTGCACGCCACGCTGTGGGACGGCAGCTTCTGGGCGACTGAGAAGGGCAAGGTCCCCATCGACTGGTCCAATGCACCCTTCAACGTTTTGTACCGCAACTACTACGCCAACGCCTGTGTCAGCGGTGGCGCGTGCCATGCCGGCAGCGACGGGTGGATGAATAGGCAGCTCGAGGGCGCCGAGTGGGGAACCGTGAAGTGGGCGGAGCGCAGTTACATGAGCTACAACTACTGCGAGGATGGGTACAGGTTCCCGCAGGGGTTCCCCGCCGAGTGCAGCCGCTACTGA